One region of uncultured Methanolobus sp. genomic DNA includes:
- a CDS encoding DUF2117 domain-containing protein has protein sequence MEIGIVVHGPDVVDSGMAAKVIDKIGALGNISAVMAGTIGKTAVLDAHLENIIDMSKSLKPSKCIEDFFITKDLIILLNHGKTTENGLLFANIVVSRIKDRNTKPLVQIERPDLSDGKVIPWNNQSVDMAIKISKMFEMELENVPELVTPISIEDHGHRIIRNVYGVHTGEMIMVNGIIVGFAESEDIRIISENGFIREIHGARIKEHGLEKLHGYNHRIPIDLRKCWVKSGALRSSNFTVPRKETGPERISEHIGKTGKIRAVIIDHEAEKTFELIGDADIAVTIGDDTTDIAADILYRLRIPIIGITDGDIDGFSHLKHKYPGSVVIRLKPGNDDKIGKKIRETFFDGKAIADFKSITILKNNIFELSKKFIIFSTDY, from the coding sequence ATGGAAATAGGTATAGTTGTGCATGGGCCCGATGTTGTGGATTCGGGAATGGCGGCAAAAGTCATTGATAAGATCGGGGCACTTGGAAACATTTCTGCTGTCATGGCAGGAACTATCGGAAAAACGGCTGTCCTTGATGCACACCTTGAGAATATAATAGATATGAGTAAAAGTCTGAAGCCCAGCAAATGTATTGAAGATTTTTTTATCACAAAAGACCTGATCATCCTGCTGAATCATGGTAAGACAACTGAAAACGGCCTTCTTTTTGCAAATATCGTTGTTTCAAGGATAAAAGACAGAAACACTAAACCGCTGGTGCAGATTGAACGTCCGGATTTGTCCGACGGAAAAGTTATACCATGGAACAATCAGTCTGTTGACATGGCCATAAAAATATCAAAAATGTTTGAGATGGAGCTCGAAAATGTGCCGGAACTAGTCACACCAATAAGTATTGAAGACCATGGACACCGCATCATCAGGAATGTATATGGTGTACACACCGGAGAAATGATAATGGTCAACGGAATAATTGTAGGATTTGCAGAATCCGAAGATATCCGTATCATAAGTGAGAATGGTTTCATCCGGGAAATCCATGGTGCCAGAATAAAAGAACATGGTCTGGAAAAACTTCACGGATATAATCACAGAATCCCAATTGATCTGCGCAAATGCTGGGTCAAGAGCGGAGCTCTGAGAAGCAGCAACTTTACTGTCCCCAGGAAAGAAACTGGTCCCGAAAGAATTTCAGAACATATCGGAAAAACAGGAAAAATAAGAGCTGTTATCATCGACCACGAAGCTGAAAAGACATTTGAACTGATAGGCGATGCGGATATTGCAGTTACCATTGGTGATGACACAACAGATATTGCTGCCGATATACTCTACAGGCTCAGGATACCCATAATAGGAATCACTGACGGGGATATCGACGGGTTTTCACATTTGAAGCACAAATACCCGGGTTCTGTTGTGATACGCCTGAAACCGGGAAATGATGATAAAATAGGGAAAAAAATTCGTGAGACATTTTTTGACGGAAAAGCAATTGCTGATTTTAAATCGATTACTATACTAAAGAACAATATATTCGAATTGTCGAAAAAATTCATCATTTTTAGCACAGATTATTAA
- a CDS encoding transcriptional regulator, whose protein sequence is MKDFEVKILDDTDYKFIEALKSLGMSRNVATTLTYLSNVEEASSQEIEMSTGLRQPEVSVAMRHMRERNWIDIHNKKAVGKGRPTKIYRLSAPVEDIIKHYEQKIIEDTKTTMDAITKLKDITKRM, encoded by the coding sequence ATGAAAGACTTTGAAGTAAAGATACTTGATGACACAGACTATAAGTTCATAGAAGCACTGAAAAGCCTGGGAATGTCCAGGAATGTAGCAACCACGCTTACATATCTTTCAAACGTGGAAGAAGCATCCTCCCAGGAGATTGAAATGAGCACAGGTCTGAGACAGCCAGAAGTAAGCGTTGCCATGAGGCACATGCGTGAAAGGAACTGGATTGATATCCACAACAAGAAAGCAGTCGGAAAAGGCAGACCTACAAAGATCTACAGGCTTTCCGCTCCGGTTGAAGATATCATCAAACACTATGAACAGAAGATCATAGAAGACACAAAGACAACGATGGATGCCATCACTAAACTTAAGGACATTACAAAAAGAATGTAA
- a CDS encoding MinD/ParA family protein yields MLLSFHSYKGGTGKTTFVGNLGVMLSQKGSKVCIIDTDVNGPGLHSLFDIRYDMTLIDFLQGVCSAEDVVYKYEDTDVYIVPSKACEEDISAMFNTPGEARDKLLGLIKKLGEKFDIDHFLFDCSPGINKSSLLTMNLVDKAVIVSTIDIQDIRGTYVLSSMSAKLETHATLLFNRIPAEKRDDIMSIVSDFSDKLGTELLGLIAYDDYVAKTWSRKIAMQDDPGCDYCMQLKKISEMLVK; encoded by the coding sequence ATGCTTCTGAGTTTTCATTCTTATAAAGGTGGTACAGGCAAAACTACATTTGTGGGTAATCTGGGGGTCATGCTCTCTCAAAAAGGGAGTAAAGTATGTATAATTGATACTGATGTCAATGGCCCGGGTCTGCATTCTTTATTTGATATAAGATATGATATGACACTTATTGATTTTCTGCAGGGCGTTTGCAGTGCAGAAGATGTCGTTTACAAATATGAAGATACTGATGTCTATATAGTTCCTTCGAAAGCCTGCGAAGAGGACATCTCTGCCATGTTTAACACACCTGGTGAAGCCAGGGACAAATTACTTGGCCTGATTAAAAAACTCGGAGAGAAGTTTGATATCGATCATTTTCTCTTTGACTGCAGCCCAGGTATTAACAAGTCCAGTCTCCTGACAATGAATCTTGTTGACAAGGCAGTAATTGTTTCAACCATTGATATTCAGGATATCAGGGGAACCTATGTACTGTCCAGCATGTCAGCAAAGCTGGAAACACATGCAACTCTTCTGTTTAACAGGATACCGGCTGAAAAAAGAGATGATATAATGTCCATTGTGTCTGACTTCAGTGATAAGCTGGGTACGGAGCTTTTAGGACTCATCGCATACGACGACTATGTTGCAAAAACATGGTCCCGAAAAATTGCAATGCAGGATGACCCCGGATGTGACTACTGTATGCAATTAAAAAAGATATCAGAAATGCTTGTTAAGTAG
- a CDS encoding ATPase domain-containing protein, whose product MRSPSYIAKLDDLLYGGLIKPSSILIAGSCGTGKTNLCMQSLFSAARKGENCAYVSLLSESEEKIVRSMSSFSFYDENIMDDRLKIFSINSDIVAKGDFAIFEYINENILKERPSRVVIDTMNVLEDIESTFDERPFHRSELRAFVQNLFQEFDDSGILLMATGEIPAANINSSMWSYLFDTVILLDTKNEDDSSYRFLEIIKERGSGFIAGKHKFSITSDGITF is encoded by the coding sequence ATGAGAAGCCCATCATATATTGCAAAGCTGGATGATCTTCTTTACGGGGGACTTATCAAACCGTCATCCATCCTGATTGCGGGCTCATGCGGGACAGGGAAAACCAATCTGTGTATGCAATCACTTTTCAGCGCTGCCAGAAAAGGAGAAAACTGTGCATATGTCTCACTGCTCTCGGAGTCGGAAGAAAAGATAGTCAGATCAATGTCCTCATTTTCATTTTATGATGAAAATATTATGGATGACAGGTTGAAGATTTTCTCCATAAATTCGGATATCGTGGCAAAAGGTGACTTTGCAATCTTTGAATACATCAACGAGAATATCCTGAAAGAGAGACCTTCCAGAGTTGTAATTGACACTATGAACGTCCTGGAAGATATTGAAAGCACTTTCGATGAGCGTCCATTCCATAGATCCGAGCTCCGGGCCTTTGTACAGAATCTGTTCCAGGAATTTGACGATAGTGGCATTCTTCTGATGGCCACCGGAGAGATCCCTGCTGCAAACATCAATTCAAGTATGTGGTCATATCTCTTTGATACGGTGATATTACTGGACACAAAAAATGAAGATGACAGTAGCTACCGATTTCTTGAAATAATCAAGGAGAGAGGGAGTGGTTTTATCGCAGGAAAGCATAAGTTCAGTATTACCAGTGACGGAATCACTTTTTAG
- a CDS encoding GNAT family N-acetyltransferase yields MSIEGMDILHVAGNISYGVLETGSLVDQLDIDIGNSANIGFNYFHNKFGMPYDFLLKSSLSSGHSLFVAIKGSTKLLGFARFEQISGETEKTYRGKTNVVHHSIHLLRSIEIHPAHRHVGIGRLLFAIAVNHLKTNVITMPDNPGAARFFKDKLGFTILKPKNSGLSSRYKGYLVLPYPRAKGMLKTMAGDYPRMVMPELIGTYEALKFRLNMGKSITSEDISDFMILFESSRELLDSKLEDEMNSFIRGFNFK; encoded by the coding sequence ATGTCAATTGAAGGTATGGATATACTACATGTAGCGGGAAATATCAGCTATGGCGTACTTGAAACTGGCTCATTGGTGGACCAGCTTGACATAGATATTGGAAATTCTGCAAATATCGGTTTTAATTATTTTCACAATAAGTTTGGGATGCCATATGATTTCCTGCTTAAAAGTTCATTAAGTTCGGGACATTCATTATTTGTTGCGATAAAAGGCAGCACTAAACTACTGGGCTTTGCAAGGTTTGAGCAGATATCCGGGGAAACGGAAAAAACTTATCGTGGCAAGACCAATGTAGTGCACCATTCAATTCATTTGCTCAGGAGCATTGAGATTCATCCGGCACATCGGCATGTTGGTATAGGTCGCCTGCTTTTTGCCATTGCTGTAAATCATTTGAAGACCAATGTGATTACAATGCCGGATAATCCGGGTGCAGCACGTTTTTTCAAAGATAAACTGGGTTTCACGATTCTGAAGCCTAAAAATAGTGGTCTTTCTTCCAGATATAAAGGCTATCTGGTGTTACCGTATCCGCGGGCAAAGGGCATGTTGAAAACCATGGCTGGAGATTATCCGCGAATGGTGATGCCTGAGCTTATTGGTACTTATGAGGCACTCAAGTTCAGGCTTAACATGGGGAAAAGCATTACTTCAGAAGACATAAGTGATTTTATGATTCTATTTGAAAGTTCACGGGAACTTCTGGATAGCAAACTAGAAGATGAAATGAATTCTTTTATAAGGGGATTTAATTTCAAATAA
- a CDS encoding ATPase domain-containing protein: MSSETRIPTGIAGLDRVIEGGVRDNSTMLVVGSSGTGKSTFAMQYLNYGLEHGENGLYISMEEPPEQIMREAKMLGFNLDQYYEKELFFFHSKGKDFVKLVDEQLPALVEANKNYAVKTRVIIDPLTPLIWAIQDKQEQREVITKLFYTLKQLGPVLITTEEHASPGETIGEDVLIPIYMSDGAVHLTYRPIGGAFNRALEIVKMRATRHGEEVYPYIFVRGVGVVVRTTPLVSAEDVRKYDDVFDKAIRTAADLGANERILERLVYVKENWSYPFSPKETLQIFFESQGLNDTITREELEKRREESASQIAEPEVAESAEVIQQDTGMIQEEAPSQDEEPLIEIDNLDELEEMIQ, from the coding sequence ATGAGCAGCGAAACACGGATACCAACCGGAATAGCAGGCCTTGACAGGGTAATAGAAGGCGGAGTACGTGACAATAGTACCATGCTGGTAGTAGGTTCAAGTGGTACGGGTAAATCCACTTTTGCAATGCAGTACCTTAACTACGGACTGGAACATGGTGAGAATGGACTTTACATAAGTATGGAAGAGCCACCTGAGCAGATCATGCGTGAAGCAAAGATGCTTGGATTTAACCTTGACCAGTATTACGAGAAAGAATTATTCTTCTTCCACTCAAAGGGTAAGGACTTCGTCAAACTTGTAGACGAGCAGCTTCCTGCTCTTGTAGAGGCAAATAAGAATTATGCAGTAAAGACACGTGTGATAATCGATCCATTAACTCCGCTTATATGGGCTATACAGGATAAACAGGAACAGCGTGAGGTCATTACAAAGTTATTCTATACTCTTAAACAACTGGGTCCTGTCCTGATCACAACAGAAGAACACGCATCTCCTGGCGAAACTATCGGAGAGGATGTTTTGATCCCGATATACATGTCAGATGGTGCTGTTCACCTGACATACAGGCCGATTGGCGGAGCTTTTAACAGGGCTCTTGAGATTGTAAAAATGCGTGCAACCAGACATGGTGAAGAAGTATATCCCTACATCTTTGTTCGTGGTGTCGGTGTAGTTGTGAGAACAACACCCTTGGTATCCGCAGAAGATGTACGCAAATATGATGATGTGTTTGACAAAGCCATACGTACGGCTGCTGATTTGGGCGCTAATGAAAGGATACTTGAGCGTCTTGTTTATGTCAAAGAGAATTGGTCATATCCATTCTCCCCAAAGGAAACACTACAGATATTCTTCGAATCCCAGGGTCTTAATGATACTATTACCAGGGAAGAGCTTGAGAAGCGCAGGGAAGAGTCAGCTTCGCAGATTGCAGAGCCCGAAGTCGCTGAGTCAGCAGAGGTTATACAGCAGGACACCGGGATGATACAGGAAGAAGCACCATCACAGGACGAAGAACCGCTAATTGAAATTGACAATCTTGATGAACTGGAAGAAATGATCCAATGA
- a CDS encoding YIP1 family protein, with the protein MVSISAYLNEWFNTSKSIVTQPRRFFRELPESGSFREAFEYLLITIIIASLLTIPIILLVLADSLAELSLVSIILISLVVFVFSIISIVMSLPIYVLIYHFLLKICGAKGNLEATLKVFSYYLSTSTIVIPIFGVLIMLSYIVDKNGLQGGVLETISSILLLLIALITLCFTYYVLLAGFAEVHGMSMKRVIFAVLGIPTAAFMALMAIPMIFVFSTGFSEESFNLPAESTITAPYGSAPIVDGYHTPEDQWYEAEKVHFQTGDAIYTMAAKHDKENLYILLNWDGEPEWKNSVTMYFEQDGESHDHNLETGRVDCKSNGADVYGPGDLVDSDYNSDVREIQDGIVAGNYSGGFWTQEWAIPLQSDEQVDINVKQLPATLGFVITDTGTRMVWPVGASLSSPETWGNLEIVQ; encoded by the coding sequence GTGGTCTCTATTTCAGCTTACCTGAATGAATGGTTTAATACAAGCAAAAGTATCGTTACACAGCCTCGCAGGTTCTTCAGAGAACTGCCCGAATCGGGAAGTTTCAGGGAAGCATTTGAATACCTGCTCATTACCATAATCATTGCATCACTGTTGACCATACCAATCATATTACTGGTTCTGGCAGACAGCCTGGCAGAATTAAGCCTTGTAAGTATTATTTTGATATCTTTGGTCGTGTTTGTGTTCTCAATAATATCCATTGTCATGTCTTTGCCCATATACGTACTTATATACCATTTTCTGCTGAAAATATGTGGTGCGAAAGGAAATCTGGAAGCGACCTTAAAAGTCTTTAGTTACTACCTGTCAACATCAACCATAGTCATTCCGATTTTTGGCGTTCTGATAATGCTGTCATACATAGTTGATAAAAATGGTTTGCAGGGAGGAGTTTTAGAAACAATTTCATCAATTCTGCTGCTGCTAATAGCCCTTATCACCTTATGCTTTACTTATTATGTCCTTCTGGCAGGATTTGCAGAAGTGCATGGAATGTCAATGAAAAGAGTCATATTTGCAGTGCTTGGAATTCCTACAGCAGCATTCATGGCTTTGATGGCCATACCGATGATATTTGTTTTCAGCACAGGTTTTTCCGAAGAATCATTCAATCTGCCTGCTGAATCTACTATAACCGCACCCTATGGTTCGGCTCCTATAGTTGACGGATATCACACCCCTGAAGACCAATGGTATGAAGCAGAAAAAGTACATTTCCAAACAGGTGATGCCATATATACCATGGCCGCAAAGCATGATAAGGAGAATCTGTATATCCTGCTCAACTGGGACGGTGAGCCTGAGTGGAAGAATTCGGTCACCATGTATTTTGAACAGGATGGAGAGTCCCATGACCATAATCTGGAAACCGGCCGTGTTGATTGTAAATCCAATGGAGCTGATGTTTACGGGCCCGGAGATCTGGTAGATTCAGATTACAACAGTGATGTCAGAGAGATTCAGGATGGCATTGTTGCAGGAAATTACTCTGGTGGTTTCTGGACACAGGAATGGGCAATCCCACTTCAAAGTGATGAGCAGGTAGATATTAATGTGAAGCAGCTCCCTGCTACGCTGGGTTTTGTCATTACTGATACCGGAACACGCATGGTGTGGCCTGTAGGAGCCTCTCTATCAAGTCCTGAGACATGGGGGAATCTGGAGATTGTTCAATGA